From one Lotus japonicus ecotype B-129 chromosome 3, LjGifu_v1.2 genomic stretch:
- the LOC130747612 gene encoding auxin transporter-like protein 5 → MASEKEVEPVIVGNYVEMDMEGKPKDIKSKLSNFLWHGGSVYDAWFSCASNQVAQVLLTLPYSFSQLGMLSGILFQLFYGLLGSWTAYLISVLYVEYRTRKEREKANFRNHVIQWFEVLDGLLGKHWRNVGLGFNCTFLLFGSVIQLIACASNIYYINDNLDKRTWTYIFGACCATTVFIPSFHNYRIWSFLGLIMTTYTAWYLAVASILHGQVEGVKHSGPTKLVLYFTGATNILYTFGGHAVTVEIMHAMYKPQKFKAIYLLATLYVLTLTLPSAAAVYWAFGDMLLNHSNAFALLPQSPFRDMAVILMLIHQFITFGFACTPLYFVWEKMVGMHECKSLCKRAIVRLPVVIPIWFLAIIFPFFGPINSTVGSLLVSFTVYIIPALAHIFTFKSSSARQNAVEQPPKFVGRWVGSFVINVFIVVWVLIVGFGFGGWASMVNFIHQIDTFGLFTKCYQCPPPSFPPLKQLNTTAPSPLHHH, encoded by the exons atggcTTCAGAAAAAGAGGTGGAACCAGTGATAGTTGGGAACTATGTAGAAATGGATATGGAAGGAAAACCAAAGGACATAAAATCCAAGCTATCAAACTTCTTGTGGCATGGTGGTTCTGTTTATGATGCTTGGTTTAGCTGTGCTTCCAACCAG GTGGCTCAAGTGCTGCTTACGTTGCCATACTCATTTTCCCAACTGGGAATGCTCTCTGGGATACTTTTTCAACTCTTCTATGGCTTGTTGGGTAGTTGGACAGCTTACCTCATTAGTGTTCTCTATGTTGAATACAGAACcaggaaagagagagaaaaggcTAATTTCAGGAACCATGTCATCCAG TGGTTTGAAGTTCTTGATGGGCTCCTTGGCAAGCACTGGAGAAACGTGGGTTTGGGCTTTAACTGCACATTTCTTCTGTTTGGATCTGTTATACAACTGATAGCTTGTGCAAG CAACATATATTACATAAATGACAATCTGGACAAGAGGACTTGGACTTACATCTTCGGAGCTTGTTGTGCCACCACTGTCTTTATTCCTTCCTTTCACAACTACAGAATCTGGTCCTTTTTAGGCCTTATCATGACCACCTACACTGCTTGGTATCTAGCTGTTGCATCTATCCTTCATGGACag GTGGAAGGAGTGAAGCATTCGGGTCCGACCAAATTGGTTTTGTATTTTACAGGGGCCACAAACATTCTCTACACATTCGGAGGACATGCTGTTACTGT GGAGATAATGCACGCCATGTATAAGCCACAAAAGTTCAAAGCCATATATTTACTGGCGACCCTGTATGTGCTGACACTGACTCTTCCATCGGCTGCAGCAGTGTACTGGGCATTCGGAGACATGCTTCTAAATCACTCCAATGCTTTTGCTCTCCTCCCTCAATCACCCTTCAGAGACATGGCTGTCATCTTAATGCTCATTCACCAG TTTATAACATTTGGGTTTGCATGCACCCCATTGTACTTTGTGTGGGAGAAAATGGTGGGGATGCATGAGTGCAAGAGTCTGTGCAAGCGTGCTATAGTGAGATTGCCGGTGGTGATTCCGATATGGTTCTTGGCcatcattttcccctttttcGGACCCATCAACTCCACCGTTGGATCTCTCCTTGTCAGCTTCACAGTTTACATCATCCCTGCTCTGGCTCACATCTTCACCTTTAAATCATCCTCTGCTAGACAG AATGCGGTGGAACAACCTCCCAAGTTCGTTGGAAGATGGGTGGGAAGCTTTGTCATCAACGTGTTTATAGTGGTGTGGGTCCTCATTGTAGGCTTTGGATTTGGTGGGTGGGCCAGCATGGTCAACTTTATACACCAGATTGACACTTTTGGCCTCTTCACAAAATGTTACCAATGCCCTCCACCGTCATTTCCGCCTCTCAAGCAGCTGAACACCACCGCACCTTCGCCGCTTCACCACCACTGA